Proteins co-encoded in one Salvia splendens isolate huo1 chromosome 4, SspV2, whole genome shotgun sequence genomic window:
- the LOC121798473 gene encoding uncharacterized protein LOC121798473: MATPNMATIERSLQNCSLNHQLAVPAAETLELNSEGRALPLHWEQCLDLKSGEIYYINWKTGMKATEDPRTVEYSEEDSSSYDSEGWSSPSSSREQCSSIKNQENCCDEEKEKSENKEEEDMVLVVAGCKACLMYYLLPKHLQICPKCSALLLHLDPSHNASS; the protein is encoded by the exons atggcaACTCCAAACATGGCTACTATTGAGAGATCCTTGCAAAACTGCTCCTTGAACCACCAATTAGCTGTGCCGGCGGCAGAGACGTTGGAACTGAATTCAGAAGGCAGGGCCCTCCCTTTGCATTGGGAGCAATGCCTTGATTTAAAG AGCGGTGAGATATACTACATAAACTGGAAGACGGGCATGAAGGCGACGGAGGATCCACGGACGGTAGAGTACTCGGAGGAGGACAGCAGCTCGTACGACAGCGAGGGGTGGTCATCGCCTTCTTCATCAAGGGAGCAatgtagtagtataaaaaatcaagaaaattgttgtgatgaagaaaaagaaaagagtgagAATA aagaagaagaagacatggttc TGGTGGTGGCTGGATGCAAGGCCTGCCTAATGTACTACCTGCTGCCCAAACACCTTCAAATATGCCCCAAATGCTCTGCCCTACTTCTCCACCTTGATCCATCCCATAAT
- the LOC121798435 gene encoding zinc finger protein CONSTANS-LIKE 14-like: protein MVWCDFCGSRQAILYCRADSAKLCLSCDQQVHSANSLSKKHLRSQICDNCAAEPASFRCSTDGLVLCQDCDWDAHGIRLVSAAHDRCPVDSFSGCPSALELAAAWGLEIEKPYEWGGLLDDLMVPNARSMIYSDCGGELVSNKKKSSSCGKQKQLILKQLIELLADGGGDGEDVRPGTPRYEPEQQQQELPQDRGGFTSLLMMPTPVDHKDHRNNTTACDHGAQIWDFNLGQLRSREESSPVELEFGGNDMFTMKSYGELLKEPSLAKRRGVDVSGVNCSVAQEDIIPFNSAANNQTPSQGPATSESNNVPVSRPPCSGLTKPESSGGSKDLQFTNQSILLASESVAAMSKSDIELLAMNRGNAMQRYKEKKKTRRYDKHIRYESRKARADTRKRVKGRFVKAHEAPV from the exons ATGGTTTGGTGTGATTTCTGCGGCTCGCGGCAGGCGATTCTGTACTGCCGCGCGGACAGCGCGAAGCTCTGCCTGTCGTGTGACCAGCAGGTGCACTCCGCGAACTCCCTCTCGAAGAAGCATCTCCGCTCCCAGATCTGTGACAACTGCGCCGCCGAGCCGGCGTCCTTCCGGTGCTCCACCGACGGCCTCGTCCTCTGCCAGGACTGCGACTGGGACGCGCACGGCATCCGTCTCGTCTCCGCCGCGCACGATCGCTGCCCCGTGGACAGTTTCTCGGGCTGTCCGTCGGCGTTGGAGTTGGCGGCGGCCTGGGGCTTGGAGATCGAGAAGCCCTACGAGTGGGGAGGTTTGCTGGACGATCTCATGGTTCCCAACGCCCGTTCGATGATTTATTCCGACTGCGGAGGCGAATTGGTGAGCAATAAGAAGAAGAGTTCGAGCTGCGGGAAGCAGAAGCAGCTCATTCTGAAGCAGCTTATCGAATTGTTAGCTGATGGTGGTGGAGACGGGGAGGATGTAAGACCGGGGACGCCGAGGTATGAGCCAGAACAACAACAACAGGAATTGCCGCAGGACAGAGGAGGGTTTACGTCGTTGCTAATGATGCCAACGCCGGTCGATCATAAGGACCACCGCAACAACACCACTGCATGTGATCACGGCGCGCAG ATATGGGACTTCAATCTGGGACAATTGAGGAGCCGTGAGGAGTCTAGCCCTGTTGAATTAGAGTTTGGAGGAAATGACATGTTCACTATGAAAAGTTATGGGGAACTACTGAAAGAACCATCCTTGGCCAAGAGAAGAGGGGTGGACGTCTCTGGAGTGAACTGTTCTGTTGCCCAGGAAGATATAATCCCCTTTAAC AGTGCTGCCAATAACCAGACTCCAAGTCAGGGGCCTGCTACATCAGAGAGTAATAATGTACCTGTATCAAGGCCACCATGTTCAGGTTTAACCAAACCCGAATCCTCAGGTGGTTCGAAAGATTTGCAGTTCACGAATCAGTCTATTCTATTGGCAAGCGAGAGTGTGGCAGCTATGTCAAAGAGTGACATCGAGCTTCTGGCAATGAATAGAGGCAATGCTATGCAACGATACaaggaaaagaagaaaacaaGGAG ATACGACAAACATATAAGATATGAGTCCAGAAAAGCAAGAGCAGATACTAGGAAGCGAGTCAAGGGCCGGTTCGTCAAAGCTCATGAAGCTCCAGTTTGA
- the LOC121798467 gene encoding uncharacterized protein LOC121798467 produces the protein MYCECRWMNELQLYVVNRFVGVKMKKGLRNLCIGEGSTSILEEEKQRERQPTLEEMILGLEMESGKSKVELQRMSCVSSCDILRSARKALDEYPRFSLDGKEGMYRSPFTRETEAEKMRRLPAVVGGESVIWCKPGVVGKLMGLEAMPIPLNTNYRRERLSAIIRRQKQAEVERRWRSRRGVVGSCSRAGYCVVKPNARGIGLLQLHR, from the exons atgtatTGTG AGTGCAGGTGGATGAATGAGCTGCAGCTGTATGTTGTGAACAGGTTTGTAGGTGTGAAGATGAAGAAAGGGTTGAGAAACTTGTGCATCGGAGAGGGCTCCACCTCCATTCTGGAGGAAGAAAAACAAAGAGAAAGGCAACCAACTTTGGAGGAGATGATCCTGGGGTTGGAGATGGAGAGTGGAAAGAGCAAGGTAGAGTTGCAGAGAATGTCGTGCGTGAGCAGCTGCGACATTCTAAGGAGCGCGAGAAAGGCATTGGATGAGTATCCACGGTTCTCTCTGGATGGGAAGGAGGGCATGTACCGGTCGCCCTTCACAAGGGAGACGGAGGCAGAGAAGATGCGTAGGCTGCCAGCGGTGGTGGGAGGGGAGAGTGTTATTTGGTGTAAACCGGGGGTCGTGGGGAAGCTCATGGGGCTGGAAGCCATGCCGATTCCCTTGAACACCAATTATAGGAGGGAGAGGCTTAGCGCCATCATAAGGCGGCAAAAGCAGGCGGAGGTGGAGAGGCGGTGGCGGAGTAGGAGAGGGGTGGTGGGATCTTGCTCAAGAGCTGGATATTGTGTTGTCAAACCAAATGCTCGAGGAATTGGGTTGCTTCAACTCCATAGATGA
- the LOC121798465 gene encoding leucine-rich repeat protein 1-like — MALRIPLHLLLLIHLIAPIYANSEGDALYALRRAVKDPENVLQSWDPTLVDPCTWFHVTCDAQNRVTRLDLGNAKLSGKLVPELGKLERLQYLEVYMNNLMGPIPGELGLLRSLVSLDLYHNNLTGSIPPSLSNLSNLKFLRLNGNRLRGRIPRELTKLGNLKIFDVSNNDLCGTIPTSGSFSKLTEQSFMNNSRLEGPELVGSVTYDIGGC, encoded by the exons ATGGCGTTGAGGATTCCTCTCCATTTACTTCTCCTAATTCATTTAATAGCACCCATATATGCAAATTCAGAAG GTGATGCTCTTTATGCATTGAGGAGGGCTGTGAAAGACCCTGAAAATGTTTTGCAAAGCTGGGATCCTACCTTGGTGGACCCCTGCACTTGGTTTCATGTCACCTGTGATGCTCAAAATAGAGTCACTCGCCT TGATCTTGGAAATGCAAAGCTGTCAGGGAAGCTTGTTCCTGAGCTGGGGAAGCTGGAGAGGCTCCAATATCT GGAAGTGTACATGAACAACTTGATGGGGCCGATTCCGGGTGAATTGGGGCTATTGAGGAGTCTAGTGAGCCTTGATTTGTACCACAATAACCTCACTGGTTCCATCCCTCCTTCATTGTCCAATCTTTCCAATCTCAAGTTCTT GCGGTTAAACGGTAATAGACTGAGAGGGAGAATACCAAGGGAGCTCACCAAGCTTGGAAACCTCAAGATTTT TGATGTGTCGAATAACGATTTGTGTGGTACAATTCCTACATCTGGCTCCTTTTCTAAACTCACAGAACAAAG TTTTATGAACAACTCAAGATTAGAAGGGCCTGAGCTGGTGGGCTCTGTGACATACGACATCGGAGGATGCTAA